The Phycisphaeraceae bacterium genome has a window encoding:
- the lgt gene encoding prolipoprotein diacylglyceryl transferase → MADAFMHDLDPVLVHVAGPFAIRWYGLSYLVGFIVAWLILRWMAATKRLAVTPQQVGDYMMAVVVGVLVGGRLGYAAFYDQSLLLSPVDLIKVWDGGMASHGGMIGVILATMWFAHRRGVSQLHMLDAAAFTCPPGLGFGRVANFINGELWGKPIPADQQVNPPWWSIQYWEQLRLFARHDPMKLADMTDVATAAGLDGGAWRREALLLGVDGAQGQEAARLMHGWIDGIGQQVRAGNEQVIDALRPVLTAYYPSQIIQAMAEGVILFAALVLIWLVPRKPGVVGSWFLTIYGVLRVFTELFRQPDEGVAVIAGLQRGQLLSVAMILAGLACLIVVSRRKVNPVSGLMRIQPARA, encoded by the coding sequence GTGGCCGACGCTTTCATGCACGACCTCGACCCCGTGCTGGTTCATGTGGCGGGGCCGTTTGCGATCCGCTGGTATGGACTTTCATACCTGGTCGGATTCATCGTGGCGTGGCTGATCCTGCGCTGGATGGCGGCGACGAAGCGGCTGGCTGTCACCCCCCAGCAGGTGGGCGACTACATGATGGCCGTGGTCGTGGGCGTGCTCGTCGGGGGGCGGCTGGGCTACGCGGCGTTCTACGACCAGTCGCTGCTCCTTTCGCCGGTGGATCTCATCAAGGTGTGGGACGGCGGCATGGCCAGCCACGGGGGGATGATCGGCGTCATCCTCGCCACCATGTGGTTCGCCCACCGCCGGGGCGTGAGCCAACTGCACATGCTCGACGCCGCCGCCTTCACCTGCCCGCCGGGTCTGGGTTTCGGGCGCGTGGCCAACTTCATCAACGGCGAACTATGGGGTAAGCCCATCCCTGCGGATCAACAGGTCAACCCGCCGTGGTGGAGCATCCAGTACTGGGAACAACTGCGCCTCTTCGCCCGCCACGACCCCATGAAACTGGCGGATATGACCGATGTGGCCACCGCCGCGGGGCTGGACGGCGGCGCCTGGCGACGCGAGGCCCTGCTGCTGGGCGTGGATGGCGCCCAGGGGCAGGAAGCGGCCCGTCTCATGCACGGCTGGATCGACGGGATCGGCCAGCAGGTGCGCGCGGGCAACGAGCAGGTCATCGACGCCCTCCGGCCCGTCCTGACGGCGTACTACCCCTCGCAGATCATCCAGGCGATGGCGGAGGGGGTGATCCTCTTCGCCGCCCTGGTGCTGATCTGGCTGGTTCCCCGCAAGCCGGGCGTGGTGGGGTCGTGGTTCCTCACCATCTACGGCGTGCTGCGGGTCTTCACCGAACTCTTCCGCCAGCCGGACGAGGGGGTGGCGGTGATCGCGGGGCTGCAGCGCGGGCAGTTGCTGAGCGTGGCGATGATCCTGGCCGGTCTGGCGTGCCTGATCGTGGTCAGTCGGCGGAAGGTCAACCCGGTGAGCGGCCTGATGCGGATTCAGCCCGCGCGGGCGTGA
- a CDS encoding ion transporter codes for MAASLHRIVQSNWFSTLVFLAIVLTSVLVGVETYAAFDPGTTAGQTVLLVQQVILWFFALEIVLRMAARWPRPHTYFTDGWNILDFLVVAVCFLPFGTQYAAVVRLARTLRVLRLVTVLPKLQVLVAALLKSIPSLGYVGALLFVHFYIYAVIGVFLFGQNDPMHFRNLHTSLLTLFEIVTLEGWIDIMNIQVHGSDVVGYADVPPSIASLPRVSAEFPTVAPIYFVSFILLGTMIVLNLFTGTIIAGMEEARDEAIRERLEKAKAARGGTTEAQDLSAISDQIARLSESVAMLQKRLENGARSSP; via the coding sequence ATGGCCGCGTCATTGCATCGCATCGTTCAGTCCAACTGGTTCTCGACGCTGGTGTTCCTGGCCATCGTCCTCACCAGCGTGCTGGTGGGGGTGGAGACGTACGCGGCGTTTGATCCCGGCACCACCGCGGGTCAGACGGTGCTGCTCGTTCAGCAGGTGATCCTGTGGTTCTTCGCGCTGGAGATCGTGCTGAGGATGGCCGCCCGGTGGCCCCGCCCGCACACGTACTTCACCGACGGGTGGAACATCCTCGACTTTCTCGTGGTGGCGGTGTGCTTTCTGCCGTTCGGCACGCAGTACGCGGCGGTGGTTCGCCTGGCCCGCACGCTGCGCGTGCTGCGCCTGGTGACGGTGCTGCCCAAGCTGCAGGTGCTGGTGGCGGCGCTGCTCAAGTCGATCCCCTCGCTGGGTTACGTCGGCGCGCTCCTGTTCGTTCACTTCTACATCTACGCGGTGATCGGCGTGTTCCTGTTCGGGCAGAACGACCCGATGCACTTCCGCAACCTGCACACGTCGCTGCTGACGCTCTTTGAGATCGTGACCCTGGAAGGGTGGATCGACATCATGAACATCCAGGTGCATGGGTCGGACGTGGTGGGATACGCGGACGTGCCGCCGTCCATCGCCTCGCTCCCCCGCGTGTCCGCCGAGTTCCCCACCGTGGCCCCGATTTACTTCGTCAGTTTCATCCTGCTGGGCACGATGATCGTGCTCAACCTTTTCACGGGCACGATCATCGCCGGCATGGAGGAGGCCCGCGACGAGGCCATCCGCGAGCGGCTGGAGAAGGCCAAGGCCGCCAGGGGCGGCACCACCGAGGCGCAGGATCTGTCCGCCATCTCCGACCAGATCGCACGCCTGAGCGAGAGCGTGGCGATGCTGCAGAAGCGGCTGGAGAACGGGGCGCGGTCGTCGCCTTGA
- a CDS encoding DUF2238 domain-containing protein, translated as MASPSSWPLRLWLLIIVILAMLVSAIGAADFADYRLEMLPLPPLVLFLWWLEWKHRPLSNLSYILIFLFLLLHVLGAHYLYSYVPYDDWSRSLFGTSISEALGVPINKETGLPRNHYDRLVHFLFGVMMLLPMLETVERLLPLGRGQALIVAVAFLAVLSKLYEVAEWMIALIMDPEDAEQYNGQQGDMFDAHKDMTLALTGSIIAAVVIGMHRRLVGGAALRVVRARGDARRKSTTS; from the coding sequence ATGGCCAGCCCTTCGTCATGGCCGCTGCGGCTGTGGCTGCTCATCATCGTCATCCTGGCGATGCTGGTGAGCGCCATCGGCGCCGCCGACTTCGCCGATTACCGGCTGGAAATGCTGCCCCTGCCGCCGCTGGTCCTGTTCCTGTGGTGGCTGGAGTGGAAGCACCGGCCGCTCTCGAACCTCTCGTACATCCTCATCTTCCTCTTCCTGCTGCTGCACGTGCTGGGGGCGCACTACCTCTACTCGTACGTGCCCTATGACGACTGGTCGCGCTCCCTGTTCGGCACGAGCATCAGCGAGGCGCTGGGCGTGCCGATCAACAAGGAGACCGGCCTGCCGCGCAACCATTACGACCGGCTGGTCCACTTTCTGTTCGGCGTGATGATGCTGCTGCCGATGCTGGAGACGGTGGAACGGCTCTTGCCGCTGGGGCGCGGGCAGGCGCTCATTGTGGCGGTGGCCTTCCTCGCGGTGCTGAGCAAACTCTACGAAGTCGCCGAGTGGATGATCGCCCTCATCATGGACCCCGAGGACGCGGAGCAGTACAACGGCCAGCAGGGCGACATGTTCGACGCCCACAAGGACATGACGCTGGCGCTGACGGGGTCGATCATCGCTGCGGTCGTGATCGGGATGCACAGGCGACTCGTGGGTGGCGCCGCGCTCCGCGTCGTGCGCGCCCGCGGCGATGCGCGACGCAAATCGACCACGTCGTAA
- the rpoD gene encoding RNA polymerase sigma factor RpoD: protein MTTKTLPDLHPTLRSLVELSIRRGWMSYEELNTTLPDEMVDAEKLDELLDLIDSLDIRMIHEPEVRRQGFVTFQAPLQTNLKFKRDDPMRRLPAARPRPEDGHGPSNGLAEPASEDAEPGEAELMDDAEVQAALHEDIEEHVSRRVDDPIRMYLTQMGTIPLLTREEEIRLAKKIETTRMIFRRRVLESDYAARQAVEILEQVNAGHLPFDRTMRISTLEENHKDTIAYRIPVNLVTVKKLLELNRVTWESLQSPSIRKGTRVRLEDDLKRRRRKVATLLEELCLRTGRIIPIYRKLQAINNKIKDLQKELLRAEKFPAKYDAEDALVMREELQGLRSLVLEEPDHLDRRIDQISRVFFEYEQAKRDLSAGNLRLVVSIAKKYRNRGLPFLDIIQEGNTGLMRAVDKYEYKRGYKFSTYATWWIRQAITRAIADHARTIRVPVHMIETMSKLRTIQKHLMQELGREPTIEELAERAKMPIDETRRVMKISKHPISLDRPVGESEDSHFGDFIEDERQEAPSEQAGNDMLRQRIADVLRTLTYREREILKLRYGIGDGYTYTLEEVGRIFKVTRERVRQVESKAIRKLQHPVRRKRLSSFLTGEVEA, encoded by the coding sequence GTGACGACCAAGACGCTTCCGGACCTCCATCCCACGCTCCGCTCCCTGGTCGAGCTGAGCATCCGACGCGGGTGGATGAGCTACGAGGAACTGAACACGACCCTCCCCGACGAGATGGTCGATGCGGAGAAGCTCGATGAACTGCTCGACCTGATCGACTCGCTGGACATCCGCATGATCCACGAGCCGGAGGTCAGGCGCCAGGGTTTCGTCACGTTCCAGGCGCCGCTGCAGACGAACCTGAAGTTCAAGCGCGACGACCCGATGCGCCGTCTGCCCGCGGCGCGTCCGCGTCCGGAGGATGGTCATGGTCCGTCGAACGGGCTGGCTGAGCCGGCCTCCGAGGACGCCGAACCGGGCGAGGCGGAGCTGATGGACGACGCCGAGGTTCAGGCCGCGCTGCACGAGGACATTGAGGAGCACGTGAGCCGACGGGTGGACGACCCCATCCGGATGTACCTCACGCAGATGGGCACGATCCCGCTGCTGACGCGGGAGGAGGAGATCCGGCTGGCGAAGAAGATCGAGACGACGCGGATGATCTTCCGCCGCCGGGTGCTCGAGTCCGACTACGCCGCCCGGCAGGCGGTGGAGATTCTGGAGCAGGTGAACGCCGGTCACCTGCCCTTCGACCGCACCATGCGCATCTCCACGCTGGAGGAGAACCACAAGGACACCATCGCCTACCGCATTCCCGTGAACCTGGTGACGGTGAAGAAACTGCTGGAGCTCAACCGGGTGACATGGGAGTCGCTGCAGTCGCCCAGCATCCGCAAGGGCACGCGCGTGCGGCTGGAGGACGATCTGAAGCGCCGTCGCCGCAAGGTGGCCACGCTGCTCGAGGAGTTGTGCCTGCGCACCGGGCGCATCATCCCGATCTACCGCAAACTGCAGGCCATCAACAACAAGATCAAGGATCTGCAGAAGGAGCTGCTGCGGGCCGAGAAATTCCCGGCCAAGTATGACGCCGAGGACGCTCTGGTGATGCGGGAGGAACTGCAGGGGCTTCGGTCCCTGGTGCTGGAGGAGCCGGACCACCTCGACCGGCGCATCGATCAGATTTCGCGGGTCTTCTTCGAGTACGAGCAGGCCAAGCGCGACCTCTCCGCGGGCAACCTGCGCCTGGTCGTCTCCATCGCCAAGAAGTACCGCAACCGCGGGCTGCCGTTTCTCGACATCATCCAGGAGGGCAACACCGGCCTGATGCGAGCGGTTGACAAGTACGAGTACAAGCGCGGCTACAAGTTCTCCACCTACGCCACGTGGTGGATCCGCCAGGCCATCACCCGCGCCATCGCCGATCACGCCCGCACCATCCGCGTGCCGGTCCACATGATCGAAACGATGAGCAAACTGCGCACCATCCAGAAGCACCTGATGCAGGAGCTGGGCCGCGAGCCCACCATCGAGGAGCTCGCCGAGCGGGCCAAGATGCCCATCGACGAGACGCGGCGGGTGATGAAGATCTCCAAGCACCCCATCTCGCTCGACCGGCCCGTGGGCGAGAGCGAGGACTCGCACTTCGGCGACTTCATCGAGGATGAGCGCCAGGAAGCCCCGTCGGAGCAGGCCGGCAACGACATGCTGCGCCAGCGCATCGCCGATGTGCTCCGCACCCTCACCTACCGCGAGCGGGAGATCCTCAAGCTCCGCTACGGCATCGGCGACGGGTATACCTACACGCTCGAAGAGGTCGGCCGCATCTTCAAGGTCACGCGCGAGCGCGTGCGCCAGGTGGAGAGCAAGGCCATCCGCAAGCTCCAGCACCCGGTGCGCCGCAAGCGGCTCTCGTCCTTCCTGACCGGCGAGGTGGAGGCGTAG
- the dnaG gene encoding DNA primase: protein MLAATDLVSLIGEHVTLRKKGREHVGLCPFHDDRSPSMHVVSHKGTPFFKCFACGESGGAIDFVMKYHKMDFREALRLLADRAGIELTQRAQPETAGPDAPTRGDLMQANAFAEQFFRNVLAHPQAGAAARQVASKRGLDQTTIETFGIGAAPTDWEGLLKLVRKRGYNQRAYHEAGLLKERGSGLRDAFVNRLMFPICDQMGRPIAFGGRVIDPEDQPKYLNSAESAVFQKSRTLYGLHLAQRAIQQHNLAIVCEGYMDVVALHQAGFTHAVATLGTALSEDHARLLTRLCDRVVLLFDGDEAGQKAADRAVEVFFSHPVDVRIAILPQGQDPDDLVRQGDAGRAVLQQVIDGAVEALTFLIDRFRVVLARAEGGAGRQKRLEEFGQRLADLGYWSMSGVRKGPVLLTLAHLFRVPADEVEKHVPRRRARPATHVESKSAPGDNGSTTHDPAADLFAERAPRARRVAEEDVLSVLVFQPELALSTVDVGDGHLLPLCEAFQPQAFQDAPCRTVFEAIFEHAESGVAPDVAGLQAHLAGAGLERYVTDLYARGRDLCGDDESRAHARLNAAVRGLDQLRDRETLRRRAEALRGSSGEPTADVPAFVRLLEERRAIGDDRAVLPRSVRSG, encoded by the coding sequence GTGCTCGCCGCGACCGACCTCGTCTCGCTCATCGGTGAGCATGTGACCTTGCGCAAGAAGGGCCGCGAGCACGTGGGGCTCTGTCCCTTCCACGATGATCGCTCGCCTTCGATGCACGTGGTGTCGCACAAGGGGACGCCGTTCTTCAAGTGCTTCGCGTGCGGCGAGTCGGGCGGCGCCATCGACTTCGTGATGAAGTACCACAAGATGGACTTCCGCGAGGCGCTGCGCCTGCTGGCGGATCGCGCCGGCATCGAACTGACGCAGCGCGCCCAACCGGAGACGGCCGGCCCGGACGCGCCGACGCGCGGCGACCTCATGCAGGCCAACGCCTTCGCGGAGCAGTTCTTCCGCAACGTGCTGGCGCACCCGCAGGCCGGGGCGGCGGCGCGACAGGTGGCGTCGAAGCGCGGGCTCGACCAGACAACCATCGAAACCTTCGGCATCGGGGCCGCCCCGACCGACTGGGAAGGGCTGCTCAAGCTCGTCCGCAAGCGCGGGTACAACCAGCGGGCGTACCACGAGGCGGGGCTGCTCAAGGAACGCGGCAGCGGGCTGCGCGACGCCTTCGTCAACCGCCTCATGTTCCCCATCTGCGATCAGATGGGCCGTCCCATCGCCTTCGGCGGACGCGTCATCGACCCCGAGGATCAGCCCAAGTACCTCAACAGCGCCGAGTCGGCCGTGTTTCAGAAGTCGCGCACGCTCTATGGCCTGCACCTGGCGCAGCGGGCCATCCAGCAGCACAACCTGGCCATCGTGTGCGAGGGATACATGGACGTGGTGGCGCTCCACCAGGCGGGCTTCACGCACGCCGTGGCCACGCTGGGCACCGCGCTGAGCGAGGATCATGCGCGACTGCTGACCCGGCTGTGCGACCGCGTGGTGCTGCTCTTCGACGGCGACGAGGCGGGACAGAAGGCCGCCGACCGCGCGGTGGAGGTGTTCTTCTCCCATCCCGTCGATGTGCGCATCGCCATTCTGCCGCAGGGGCAGGATCCCGACGACCTCGTGCGGCAGGGCGATGCGGGTCGCGCAGTGCTGCAGCAGGTCATCGACGGCGCGGTGGAGGCGCTGACATTCCTGATCGACCGATTCCGCGTCGTGCTGGCCCGCGCCGAAGGGGGCGCGGGAAGGCAGAAGCGGCTGGAGGAGTTCGGCCAGCGGCTCGCCGATCTGGGATACTGGTCCATGTCGGGCGTGCGCAAGGGGCCGGTGCTGCTCACGCTGGCGCACCTCTTCCGCGTTCCGGCGGACGAGGTGGAGAAGCACGTTCCGCGCCGTCGCGCGAGACCCGCAACGCACGTCGAGTCGAAGTCCGCGCCAGGCGACAACGGATCGACGACGCACGACCCCGCGGCGGACCTGTTCGCCGAACGCGCCCCGAGGGCGCGCCGCGTGGCGGAGGAGGACGTGCTGAGCGTGCTGGTCTTCCAGCCGGAGCTGGCGCTTTCGACGGTCGATGTCGGCGACGGGCACCTGCTGCCGCTGTGCGAGGCGTTCCAGCCGCAGGCGTTCCAGGATGCGCCCTGCCGCACCGTGTTCGAGGCGATCTTCGAGCACGCGGAATCGGGCGTCGCGCCCGACGTAGCGGGGCTGCAGGCGCACCTGGCGGGCGCGGGGCTGGAGCGGTACGTGACCGACCTGTACGCCCGCGGGCGCGACCTGTGCGGCGACGACGAATCGCGCGCTCATGCGCGACTCAACGCCGCCGTGCGCGGGCTGGATCAGCTCCGCGACCGCGAGACCCTGCGCCGGCGCGCCGAGGCGCTGCGCGGATCGAGCGGCGAGCCGACCGCGGACGTACCGGCCTTTGTGCGGCTGCTGGAGGAAAGGCGAGCCATCGGGGATGACCGGGCGGTTCTTCCTCGAAGCGTGCGATCCGGATAG
- a CDS encoding 50S ribosomal protein L28 produces the protein MSRVCHFTGARTQTGNSKRYRGRAKYLGGVGKKITACTARTFRPNLQTLTAVIDGAPRRIKVSTRAIRMGLVVKPLKRKYAYTRKQQAAGH, from the coding sequence ATGTCCCGAGTCTGTCATTTCACCGGCGCCCGCACGCAGACGGGCAACAGCAAGCGCTACCGAGGCCGCGCCAAGTACCTGGGCGGCGTGGGCAAGAAGATCACCGCCTGCACCGCGCGGACCTTCCGCCCCAACCTGCAGACGCTGACCGCCGTGATCGACGGGGCGCCAAGGCGCATCAAGGTGTCTACGCGGGCGATCCGCATGGGGCTGGTGGTCAAGCCGCTCAAGCGCAAGTACGCCTACACGCGCAAGCAGCAGGCGGCGGGCCACTGA
- a CDS encoding DUF190 domain-containing protein: protein MRIPADGCLLRVFLGESDRWSGRPVYEAITLKAREMQLAGATVLRGSMGFGASSRLHTAKVLRLSEDLPIVVEVVDARERIEALLREIEPMLTGCLVTLERVEVIRYAASGSSGGQGGA, encoded by the coding sequence ATGAGAATCCCTGCTGACGGATGCCTGCTGCGCGTCTTTCTGGGCGAATCCGATCGATGGTCCGGACGCCCGGTCTACGAGGCCATCACGCTCAAGGCCCGCGAGATGCAGCTGGCGGGCGCCACGGTCCTGCGCGGGTCGATGGGGTTCGGCGCCAGCAGCCGCCTTCACACCGCCAAGGTGCTGCGCCTGTCGGAGGATCTGCCCATCGTGGTGGAAGTGGTGGACGCCCGCGAGCGCATCGAAGCCCTGCTCCGCGAAATCGAGCCCATGCTGACCGGCTGCCTGGTGACCCTGGAGCGGGTGGAGGTGATCCGCTACGCCGCCTCCGGTTCATCCGGGGGTCAAGGCGGGGCGTGA
- the crcB gene encoding fluoride efflux transporter CrcB yields MALNFLLIACGGAIGSVMRYAISGWVQRLAIGAVELFPIGTLAVNVAGCLLIGLLAALFASPHMLREETRLFLLVGVLGGFTTFSTFGLETFQLINDRQWTWAAANVLVTNVACLASVWIAYRLGERWWGA; encoded by the coding sequence ATGGCGCTCAATTTCCTCCTCATCGCCTGCGGCGGCGCGATCGGGTCGGTCATGCGATACGCCATCAGCGGCTGGGTGCAGCGGCTCGCCATCGGCGCCGTGGAGCTCTTTCCCATCGGCACGCTGGCGGTCAACGTGGCGGGCTGTCTGCTGATCGGCCTGCTCGCCGCCCTGTTCGCCTCGCCCCACATGCTGCGTGAGGAAACGCGGTTGTTCCTGCTCGTGGGCGTGCTGGGCGGGTTCACCACCTTCTCCACCTTCGGGCTGGAGACCTTTCAACTCATCAACGACCGTCAATGGACGTGGGCGGCGGCCAACGTCCTCGTCACCAACGTCGCCTGCCTCGCCTCGGTCTGGATCGCCTACCGGCTGGGCGAGCGATGGTGGGGAGCGTAA